A window from Thiosulfatimonas sediminis encodes these proteins:
- a CDS encoding SEL1-like repeat protein, translated as MKRLFFISLCVLFFSHPAKADFADGIAAFQQQNYTKAFNEWMPLAKQGLATAQSNIGLLYDLGKGVEQNYAEAIYWYEAAAQQGDINAEYNLAVMYFQGKGVPQNNLKAQQWFLQAAQQNHSNAQNNLGWIYEHGLGVPIDLTKAQNWYRKAAQQNNALAEKNLNKLAQKIALKAQQPSSEQAITFQDIAWFEQQPKQNFTLQLASAKSVTGLHKMLQQKNIENAKVFKQRRNQKINYIALLESKESRKDINELAQRITIDHGITPWIRTFANVNQYLDTPQN; from the coding sequence TTGAAGAGACTGTTTTTTATATCTCTGTGCGTTCTTTTTTTCTCACACCCTGCAAAAGCCGATTTTGCCGATGGCATTGCAGCTTTCCAGCAACAAAACTACACCAAGGCATTCAATGAGTGGATGCCTCTAGCCAAACAAGGCCTAGCCACCGCACAAAGTAACATTGGTCTGCTCTACGATTTAGGAAAAGGAGTGGAACAGAATTACGCCGAAGCGATTTACTGGTATGAAGCCGCCGCTCAACAAGGTGACATTAATGCAGAATACAACCTAGCAGTCATGTATTTTCAAGGCAAAGGCGTTCCCCAAAACAACCTAAAAGCGCAACAATGGTTTTTGCAAGCCGCACAACAAAACCATTCAAACGCCCAAAACAATCTCGGTTGGATTTATGAACACGGCTTAGGCGTGCCTATAGACCTCACCAAAGCACAAAACTGGTATCGCAAAGCGGCCCAACAGAACAATGCACTCGCCGAAAAGAACCTAAACAAACTCGCACAAAAAATCGCCCTGAAAGCACAACAACCGTCTTCAGAACAAGCGATTACCTTCCAAGATATTGCATGGTTCGAGCAACAGCCAAAACAGAACTTCACCCTACAATTAGCCAGCGCCAAATCGGTAACCGGTTTGCACAAAATGTTACAGCAGAAAAATATCGAGAATGCCAAAGTATTCAAGCAAAGACGCAATCAAAAAATAAACTATATCGCCCTACTAGAATCCAAAGAAAGCCGCAAAGATATTAATGAGCTTGCTCAACGCATAACAATCGATCACGGGATTACCCCTTGGATACGCACCTTTGCAAATGTAAACCAATACCTGGATACACCACAAAATTGA